The Coregonus clupeaformis isolate EN_2021a chromosome 18, ASM2061545v1, whole genome shotgun sequence genome has a segment encoding these proteins:
- the LOC121563514 gene encoding SET-binding protein-like, producing the protein MESRDLVGSARPKEAELGGGRAEPEEQEQERAGLGPASRGDEVIGDVMSERWGSQGEGEGLEEQEFSIKEASFQEGSLKLKIQTTKRTKKPPKSLENYICPPEIRMTIRPPSGEGRVGRLGGRAAQDKGPPRKRTYERPFRAAEPREGGLLQLLGDVTPPKHQSKPSILHTTPLPPHTLTHQPQQQHTQPLQLTHQHTHSPAWASPPSASPANPVHAEPSREPAGANRSPLSDLAPSFLKPPMKRVPGSPSPRSFSPSPHRPLSPDPVLPVVTDASILNLTSLSRGRGLQEVSEKLFGNIKRKYGRKDPQRTLGNTQNAELPWGRMAEKDAESLIVLGERQEETPELERDERESIGRTGEEEEREMPTLGAPELMEEGTGRKRRRRRCLQESLTQEDQSEQLQGTDITERSESGPPEPKVAHKMEGNKMESHKRESHKMDSHRSESRSGRGEEGSQPEADGDRGERGEKGERADKGERGDRAEKGERTEMGERAERGEWVMSGADMESAMIQSRVRKNPVCHPRSATDPHKHPDPNPSPRLPSPNPNHIPSSRSSLTPNPRPPNLSPSFNPNPKTSLKPSPIPSPRPPKTKDRWSYLKSRSPPNLVQRESGRSPLSVMCEPPSAFPITPSSPLYTNTDSLTVHTPTKRKRGRPKKQPLLTVETIHEGTSTSPLSPLARDSSAGLSRRRKTAISQIASGSTSPNANGLKLKHGEGAHVRPVKRLKLGKVQSILNEILSCSSQHGSLALKSASAPVSSAMTVMASTIEARLGKQINVSKRGTIYIGKKRGRKPRSDTQTLPPRGGGAKPSVPASMSSLYNSLLVPSTPTLSSTTLLLRPHTLSSMCHPGPHGPHSDATMPSLQPISALPSKPPGRGLLGAGWKLSPPRLLANSPSHLSEGAASVKEVTLSPISESHSEETIPSDSGIGTDNNSTSDQTEKGTNARRRYSFDLCGFEAAEAAVLEASSRGSRGRCEQPAVVDSFLSQQEKKQKHRRKRKCLQSRDHLHFLSELEEVVVKLQQLHVSHRRYASCFPQHPYPSIFRLNFHHLYYPLTYDPYPCDPAPYLRRTAELKAKRRRGRPAKASEPITSKLPFVQGFGYPLAGGNYYAPYTMPYAPPLSLGYYPPSPPVYLPHHPHSPSPPSPFMRPAVPPPKFHSGGHSKLQASSGPLQGSSGRGEGLGSLGGGGLGGVRLHKRKHKHKHKHKEETNLLSPHDRQELGGLFSGAKTNGLLNLLTDRWEMTNQKRQEKQRGGGRGSRGGSRGAMFESNPPSSLSMDHVQFRQRTPGEPVNSFVSSYSSQSLRPELTSDLFRLREEKEEGSGRGRRRGLAVFGEEGVMSFHNARKEKIHAREESFHNASPTQTGVPGKRRYKRHEVEQIHGEVRRMCSLNNVLNNQRNFEHVQKILRVKRLQRQAKTGNNVVKRRPGRPRKHPIDESEPNNYGSDIGRGFGMPVLERCVDLPGRRSLRPSPAPQPLEFSNHDSISAAIELVVHRARSLASPPTRGGKRRGRPRKEEGGDMAFH; encoded by the exons ACCTATGAGAGACCCTTCAGAGCAGCAGAACCTAGAGAGGGGGGGCTACTGCAACTGCTTGGGGATGTCACCCCCCCGAAACACCAGTCCAAGCCCTCTATCCTACACACCACACCATtgcccccacacacactcacacaccaaccccaacagcaacacacacagcCACTACAACTCACACACCAACATACACACAGTCCAGCCTGGGCCTCGCCTCCCTCTGCATCCCCAGCCAATCCAGTGCATGCTGAGCCCAGCAGAGAACCAGCGGGAGCCAATAGGAGCCCTCTCTCTGATCTGGCCCCTTCCTTCCTAAAACCTCCAATGAAGAGAGTCCCAGGAAGCCCCTCCCCTCGCTctttcagcccctctccccaccgaCCCCTGAGCCCTGATCCTGTGTTGCCCGTAGTAACTGACGCCAGCATTCTGAACCTGACCTCTCTCTCCAGAGGACGGGGCTTACAGGAGGTCAGTGAGAAGCTGTTTGGAAACATCAAGAGGAAGTACGGCAGGAAGGACCCCCAGAGGACTCTGGGTAATACCCAGAATGCTGAGTTGCCATGGGGGAGGATGGCAGAGAAAGATGCAGAGAGTCTGATAGTTCTGGGTGAACGGCAGGAGGAGACCCCTGagctggagagagatgagagggagagcatagggaggacaggagaggaggaggagagggagatgccAACGCTTGGTGCTCCTGAGCTGATGGAGGAGGGAAcagggaggaaaaggaggaggaggcggTGTCTCCAGGAGTCACTCACCCAGGAGGACCAATCAGAGCAGCTGCAGGGCACTGACATCACAGAGAGGAGCGAATCAGGGCCTCCAGAGCCCAAAGTGGCCCACAAGATGGAAGGCAACAAGATGGAGTCTCATAAAAGAGAGTCCCACAAGATGGACTCCCACAGGAGTGAGTCTCGGTCAGGACGGGGTGAGGAGGGTAGCCAGCCTGAGGCAGacggggatagaggagagagaggggagaaaggagaaagagcagataagggagaaagaggagacagggcagagaaaggagagaggacagagatgggagagagagcggagagaggagagtgggtgaTGAGTGGGGCCGACATGGAATCAGCCATGATCCAGAGCCGGGTGAGGAAGAACCCAGTTTGTCATCCTAGATCAGCCACAGACCCCCACAaacaccctgaccctaaccctagccccagaCTGCCTAGCCCTAACCCCAACCATATCCCTAGTTCAAGATCCAGCCTCACTCCTAACCCTAGACCGCCCAACCTAAGCCCCagctttaaccctaaccccaaaacaAGCCTAAAACCCAGCCCTATCCCCAGCCCCAGACCCCCCAAGACCAAGGACCGGTGGTCCTACCTGAAGTCCCGAAGCCCCCCCAACCTAGTCCAGAGGGAGAGTGGCCGCAGCCCCCTGTCAGTTATGTGTGAGCCCCCCTCTGCCTTCCCCATCACCCCCTCCAGCCCCCTGTACACCAACACAGACAGTCTGACTGTCCACACCCCCACCAAGCGCAAACGAGGTCGTCCCAAAAAACAACCCCTGCTCACTGTGGAAACCATCCATGAGGGCACCTCCACCTCCCCCCTGAGCCCTTTAGCCCGGGACAGCTCCGCGGGGCTCAGCCGCAGGagaaagaccgcgatttcccaaATCGCATCTGGTTCCACTAGCCCCAATGCTAATGGGTTGAAACTGAAGCACGGTGAGGGAGCCCATGTCAGGCCGGTGAAGAGGCTGAAGCTGGGGAAGGTGCAGAGCATCCTGAATGAGATACTATCATGCTCCAGCCAACATGGCAGCCTGGCGCTGAAGTCCGCCTCGGCTCCCGTCTCTTCTGCCATGACGGTCATGGCCTCTACCATTGAGGCTCGTCTGGGGAAGCAGATCAACGTCAGTAAAAGAGGAACCATCTACATTgggaagaagagggggaggaagccGCGCTCTGACACCCAAACCCTTCCCCCAAGAGGTGGGGGGGCCAAGCCCTCTGTGCCTGCCTCCATGTCCAGCCTGTACAACAGTCTCTTAGTGCCTTCCACCCCCACTCTCAGCTCCACTACCCTCCTCCTCAGACCCCACACCCTGTCCTCTATGTGCCACCCTGGCCCTCACGGCCCCCACTCTGACGCCACCATGCCCAGCCTGCAGCCCATCAGTGCCCTGCCCTCTAAACCCCCAGGCAGGGGGCTACTGGGGGCCGGCTGGAAGCTGTCTCCCCCGCGCCTCCTGGCCAACTCCCCGTCCCACCTATCTGAGGGGGCGGCGTCCGTCAAGGAGGTGACGCTGTCACCCATCAGCGAATCACACAGCGAGGAGACTATTCCCAGCGACAGCGGCATAGGAACGGACAACAACAGCACCTCTGACCAGACAGAGAAGGGGACCAACGCACGACGCAG ATACTCGTTTGACCTGTGTGGGTTTGAGGCTGCGGAGGCTGCCGTTCTGGAGGCGTCCAGTCGCGGCAGTAGGGGTCGCTGTGAGCAGCCGGCAGTGGTGGACAGCTTTCTGTCCCAGCAGGAGAAGAAGCAGAAACACCGCAGGAAGAGGAAGTGCCTGCAGAGCCGTGACCACCTGCACTTCCTGTCTGAGCTAGAAGAG gTGGTGGTGAAGCTGCAACAGCTACATGTGTCTCACCGACGCTACGCCTCCTGCTTCCCCCAGCACCCCTACCCCTCCATCTTCCGCCTCAACTTCCACCATCTCTACTACcccctgacctatgacccctacCCCTGTGACCCCGCCCCGTACCTTCGCAGGACCGCCGAGCTCAAGGCGAAGAGGAGGCGCGGCCGGCCCGCCAAAGCCAGCGAGCCAATCACGTCCAAGCTGCCTTTTGTCCAGGGGTTTGGATATCCGCTGGCGGGGGGAAACTACTATGCACCATATACCATGCCTTATGCCCCGCCTCTGAGCCTGGGCTACTACCCACCATCACCCCCCGTCTACCTTCCCCACCATCCCCACAGCCCTTCACCACCCTCCCCCTTCATGAGGCCTGCCGTCCCCCCTCCTAAGTTCCACTCTGGGGGCCACTCCAAACTCCAGGCGTCTAGCGGCCCACTGCAGGGCTCCTCTGGTCGGGGAGAAGGACTGGGATCCCTGGGTGGTGGAGGTCTTGGAGGGGTACGGCTCCACAAgaggaaacacaagcacaaacacaaacataagGAAGAGACCAACCTCCTCTCACCCCATGACAGACAGGAGCTGGGCGGGCTCTTCAGCGGTGCCAAGACCAATGGGCTGCTCAACCTGCTGACTGACAGGTGGGAGATGACCAACCAGAAGCGTCAGGAGAAGCAGAGGGGGGGTGGGAGAGGCTCTAGAGGAGGATCCAGAGGAGCGATGTTTGAGTCGaaccctccctcttctctctctatggacCATGTCCAGTTCCGCCAACGCACGCCCGGAGAGCCAGTGAACAGCTTCGTGAGCAGTTACAGTAGCCAATCACTGCGTCCAGAGCTGACCTCGGACCTTTTCAGATTgcgggaggagaaggaggagggcagTGGGCGTGGCAGAAGGAGGGGCTTAGCAGTGTTCGGAGAGGAAGGGGTGATGTCGTTCCACAATGCCAGGAAAGAGAAGATCCATGCAAGAGAAGAGTCCTTCCACAATGCCAGTCCCACTCAAACAG gtgTTCCAGGTAAGAGGAGGTATAAGCGTCATGAGGTGGAACAGATCCACGGTGAGGTCAGGAGGATGTGTTCTCTCAACAATGTGCTCAACAATCAGAGGAACTTTGAGCACGTACAGAAGATCCTGCGTGTGAAGCGTCTCCAGCGCCAGGCCAAGACCGGCAACAACGTTGTCAAAAGGCGACCTGGTCGCCCCCGGAAACACCCCATTGATGAATCTGAACCCAACAATTACGGGAGCGACATAGGGAGGGGCTTCGGGATGCCGGTGCTGGAGAGGTGTGTGGACCTACCGGGAAGGCGGAGCTTAAGACCAAGTCCCGCCCCCCAGCCTCTGGAGTTTTCCAATCACGACTCGATCTCGGCGGCTATTGAGTTGGTAGTGCACCGAGCACGCTCTCTGGCGTCCCCTCCGACCAGAGGAGGGAAACGCAGGGGTAGAcccaggaaggaggagggaggggatatGGCCTTCCACTAG